In the Streptomyces sp. NBC_00525 genome, one interval contains:
- a CDS encoding condensation domain-containing protein: protein MRNQGVRRRAGGGRGRGRAELTAAVARIWHELLGTAATDDDDFFELGGDSLLATWAVARMQEELGIDVTLDDLFQRTRLSELVAHLQTLPRAPRGGLPAADADEGALTAAERAVWLAAEVAPQPTAYLISVVVEVRGDLDADVLEAALGDVIARHEALRTAFPLIGTEPRRRVAAPGRPHVSRLAEATPPGPERLRELAAEDTERPVDLAHAPLFRARLVVDGDRAIALLLTVHHAVFDARSLELLVQELGACCDARLDGRVPDLTPIPGPATARARQQAWLAGSEGRRAVTELAGSLSGLHEAGPFPGARESGAVDRAGAQWRGPVDEDLARAARRLALRHGATLYMVGLAAFAVALAEWTGTDDLAVGAGFSGRTSPEAQNAIGCFVNVLPVRIRLCGPEPFADVLARAREATLLVARHQDVPFESLRARLRQEGVAVPEVRVAFGAQDVARPVHRGAGFELIGKEADTGQARLDLTCWLEAAGEDDLQAFWTYRPGLLTSSDIANLHRRFIGALRDGAGPEPAHS, encoded by the coding sequence ATGAGGAACCAGGGGGTGCGCCGCCGTGCGGGTGGCGGCCGGGGGCGTGGCCGGGCCGAGCTGACGGCGGCCGTCGCCCGGATCTGGCACGAGCTGCTCGGCACGGCCGCCACGGACGACGACGACTTCTTCGAGCTCGGCGGTGACTCGCTGCTGGCCACCTGGGCCGTCGCTCGGATGCAGGAGGAGCTCGGCATCGACGTCACCCTCGACGACCTCTTCCAACGGACCCGGCTCAGCGAGCTCGTAGCCCACCTGCAGACGCTGCCGCGTGCGCCACGGGGCGGCCTCCCCGCGGCGGACGCGGACGAGGGGGCGCTCACCGCCGCGGAGCGAGCCGTATGGCTCGCGGCCGAGGTGGCGCCGCAGCCGACCGCGTATCTCATCAGCGTCGTGGTGGAGGTTCGCGGCGATCTCGACGCGGACGTGCTCGAAGCCGCCCTGGGTGACGTGATCGCCCGGCACGAGGCGCTGCGCACCGCCTTCCCGCTCATCGGTACGGAGCCGCGGCGACGGGTCGCCGCGCCGGGGCGACCACACGTCAGCCGGCTGGCCGAAGCCACTCCTCCCGGTCCTGAGCGGTTGCGCGAACTGGCTGCCGAGGACACCGAACGACCCGTCGACCTGGCACATGCCCCCTTGTTCCGGGCACGGCTGGTTGTCGACGGGGACCGTGCGATCGCCCTGCTCCTCACCGTGCACCACGCCGTGTTCGACGCCCGCTCGCTGGAACTGCTGGTCCAGGAGCTCGGCGCGTGCTGTGACGCCCGCCTCGACGGCCGGGTGCCGGACCTCACCCCGATCCCCGGCCCTGCCACCGCCCGAGCCCGGCAGCAGGCGTGGCTGGCCGGTTCCGAAGGCCGGCGAGCCGTCACGGAGCTTGCCGGGAGTCTGAGCGGGCTGCACGAGGCCGGCCCGTTCCCCGGAGCACGGGAGTCCGGCGCCGTGGACCGGGCCGGCGCGCAATGGCGGGGTCCGGTCGACGAGGACCTCGCCCGTGCCGCACGCCGTCTCGCCCTGCGGCACGGCGCCACGCTGTACATGGTCGGACTCGCCGCCTTCGCCGTCGCGCTGGCGGAATGGACCGGCACCGACGACCTGGCCGTCGGCGCCGGCTTCAGCGGGCGCACCAGCCCCGAGGCCCAGAACGCAATCGGGTGCTTCGTCAACGTGCTGCCGGTCCGTATCCGGCTGTGCGGGCCGGAGCCCTTCGCCGACGTACTGGCCCGGGCCCGCGAGGCGACCCTCCTCGTCGCGCGCCATCAGGACGTCCCGTTCGAGAGCCTGCGTGCCCGGCTGCGGCAGGAGGGCGTCGCTGTTCCCGAAGTCCGGGTGGCGTTCGGTGCCCAAGACGTGGCCCGACCTGTCCACCGCGGCGCGGGGTTCGAGCTGATCGGCAAAGAGGCCGACACCGGGCAGGCCCGGCTGGATCTCACCTGCTGGCTGGAGGCGGCGGGGGAGGACGACCTGCAGGCATTCTGGACCTACCGCCCCGGCTTGCTCACGTCATCGGACATCGCGAATCTGCACCGGCGCTTCATCGGGGCGCTGCGGGACGGGGCCGGCCCGGAGCCGGCGCACAGCTGA
- a CDS encoding acyl carrier protein — MHDNHPRVDGTAADRASAVVTEEWCRALEVTGPSPEDDFFEAGGNSLLIASMIDRVERRLGIPFPVEVAFIEGTLGALTDACAERITAAEGGTA, encoded by the coding sequence ATGCACGACAATCACCCACGGGTCGACGGTACGGCCGCCGACCGGGCGAGTGCCGTCGTCACGGAGGAATGGTGCCGGGCGCTCGAGGTCACGGGCCCCTCGCCGGAGGACGACTTCTTCGAGGCGGGCGGAAACTCGCTGCTGATCGCCTCGATGATCGACCGGGTGGAGCGGCGCCTCGGCATCCCGTTCCCGGTCGAGGTCGCCTTCATCGAGGGCACGCTGGGAGCCCTGACCGACGCCTGTGCCGAGCGGATCACTGCGGCCGAGGGGGGCACCGCATGA
- a CDS encoding ATP-grasp domain-containing protein: MSGALPRLGVMHAPHAAANLRDLVLAGRDRCEVVLLVRREVAEAEPDLVRLGQALATVVVTGDDIAREVADLRLDGLVTFHDAELEAYDAAVRALGLPGATEVDQPWDKLVQRRLLNAAGVSTVRSAPVESPAGLRRAAAEVGFPAVLKPRRGTASTDLSFLTGSADMESEPARRERWDGLVLEQMIERAAHPSGRRWLADYVSVETVTHRGVHTHVAVFDKTPLAVTDGSGPSRHAVRETGDVLPAELPPHVYDAVLATTSAALTALTVRDRVSHTELRVSDDGVEVIEVNGRLGGEVAGMIGMMGGSDLVGAAFDVALGRQPDLAPPDRPGVLVSLYVPFPERAGVVRSEVSRARARQLPGMVRVDEVACFGAARSDTSFHAVKLLLTAADADAAEDLVRTVAAEVARLYEADGLLDDPWLRQLTDVSEELRTGAVGAGTGGETA; this comes from the coding sequence ATGAGCGGCGCCCTGCCGCGGCTGGGCGTCATGCACGCCCCGCACGCGGCCGCGAACCTGCGTGACCTGGTCCTGGCGGGGCGTGACCGGTGCGAGGTCGTGCTCCTCGTCCGCCGCGAGGTGGCCGAAGCCGAGCCGGACCTGGTCCGCCTCGGACAAGCGTTGGCCACAGTGGTCGTCACCGGCGACGACATTGCGCGCGAGGTGGCGGATCTGCGCCTGGACGGCCTTGTGACCTTCCATGACGCGGAGCTGGAGGCCTACGACGCCGCTGTGCGCGCGCTGGGCCTGCCTGGTGCCACCGAGGTCGACCAGCCGTGGGACAAGCTCGTGCAACGGCGTCTGCTGAATGCCGCAGGCGTCTCCACGGTGCGTTCGGCCCCGGTCGAGTCCCCGGCCGGGCTGCGCCGAGCCGCCGCGGAGGTCGGGTTCCCGGCTGTTCTCAAGCCGCGCCGAGGTACCGCCAGTACCGACCTCAGCTTTCTGACCGGATCCGCCGACATGGAGTCCGAGCCCGCCCGGCGCGAACGCTGGGACGGTCTGGTGCTGGAGCAGATGATCGAGCGGGCCGCACATCCGTCCGGCCGCCGCTGGCTGGCCGACTACGTCTCGGTGGAGACGGTGACCCACCGCGGCGTCCACACACACGTGGCGGTCTTCGACAAGACGCCGCTCGCCGTGACCGATGGTTCCGGCCCGTCCCGTCATGCGGTGCGTGAGACCGGCGACGTCCTGCCGGCGGAGCTGCCACCACACGTGTACGACGCGGTGCTCGCGACCACCTCCGCTGCCCTGACTGCCTTGACCGTGCGCGACCGGGTGAGCCACACCGAACTGCGGGTGTCCGACGACGGCGTGGAGGTCATCGAGGTCAACGGCCGGCTCGGGGGTGAGGTGGCGGGCATGATCGGCATGATGGGCGGATCCGACCTGGTCGGTGCCGCGTTCGACGTGGCACTGGGCCGACAGCCCGATCTCGCCCCGCCGGACCGGCCGGGCGTGCTGGTCAGCCTGTACGTGCCCTTCCCGGAACGGGCCGGGGTGGTGCGCTCGGAGGTCAGCCGGGCGCGGGCGCGGCAGCTGCCCGGCATGGTCCGGGTGGACGAGGTCGCCTGCTTCGGGGCGGCACGCTCCGACACCTCCTTCCACGCCGTCAAGCTGCTGCTCACTGCGGCCGACGCGGACGCGGCGGAAGACCTTGTGCGCACCGTGGCCGCGGAGGTGGCCCGGCTCTACGAGGCAGATGGGCTGCTCGACGACCCATGGCTGCGCCAACTCACCGATGTATCCGAAGAGCTCCGTACCGGAGCCGTCGGTGCGGGAACCGGAGGAGAGACCGCATGA
- a CDS encoding FAD-binding oxidoreductase yields the protein MTRPTEAALRAPVWPGDPEYDRSRRVWNGMIDRRPAVIARCSDTADVSAAVRYATEAGLAVTVRGGGHNVAGLALADDALLIDLSPMRDVDVDPVNRLAVAGGGALLADLDGATTPHGLACPVGVVSETGLGGLALGGGYGWLARKWGLTCDHLTAAEVVLADGSVVRASEESHPELLWGLRGGGGNFGVVTKFTLRLRPVGEVWVRSSVHPIESAGEVVRAFRDAMPSQPDDLQLSGAFKRAPAVDWIPASLHGQPVLAFTTVWLSAEGGPEAAGRIFADCPPAASTERVMPFAELQALGDGAEPAGRRYYTTSGYLVDELPAEAIDVLVRYASEGLSTYSTIDLGYFRGAVARADEETSAFPSRDASFIVSASAAWDDPADDDRGRDWAGGLLRDLGPWRSEGSYVNYTQRSGRSAADVYGADRYARLSTLKAKVDPTNMFRGNHNIAPHPLASEGTP from the coding sequence ATGACCAGACCGACCGAGGCGGCGCTGCGAGCCCCCGTGTGGCCGGGCGACCCGGAGTACGACCGGTCCCGCAGGGTATGGAACGGCATGATCGACCGGCGGCCTGCCGTCATCGCCCGCTGCTCCGACACGGCCGACGTCTCCGCCGCCGTGCGGTACGCGACCGAGGCCGGCCTCGCCGTGACGGTGCGTGGCGGCGGCCACAATGTCGCGGGTCTCGCTCTGGCCGACGACGCCCTGCTCATCGACCTGAGCCCGATGCGCGACGTCGACGTCGACCCGGTGAACCGGCTGGCTGTCGCCGGAGGCGGGGCGTTGCTTGCGGACCTCGACGGCGCCACCACGCCGCATGGCCTGGCCTGCCCCGTCGGGGTGGTCTCCGAGACCGGGCTGGGTGGCCTGGCGCTCGGCGGCGGGTACGGCTGGCTGGCCCGCAAGTGGGGGCTCACCTGTGACCATCTGACCGCTGCCGAGGTCGTGCTGGCCGATGGCAGCGTGGTGCGGGCGTCCGAGGAGAGCCATCCGGAACTCCTCTGGGGGCTGCGTGGCGGGGGCGGCAACTTCGGTGTCGTCACCAAGTTCACCCTGCGCCTGCGACCGGTGGGCGAGGTGTGGGTCCGCTCCAGCGTTCACCCGATCGAGTCGGCCGGGGAGGTGGTGCGTGCCTTCCGGGACGCCATGCCGTCACAGCCCGACGACCTCCAGCTGTCCGGTGCCTTCAAGCGGGCGCCTGCGGTCGACTGGATCCCGGCCTCGCTGCACGGACAGCCGGTGCTGGCCTTCACCACGGTGTGGCTGAGCGCCGAGGGCGGCCCGGAGGCCGCCGGGAGGATATTCGCCGACTGCCCGCCCGCCGCCTCGACCGAGCGGGTCATGCCCTTCGCCGAACTGCAGGCCCTGGGCGACGGTGCCGAGCCCGCCGGGCGGCGGTACTACACCACCTCGGGCTATCTCGTCGACGAACTGCCGGCCGAGGCCATCGACGTCCTCGTCCGGTACGCGAGCGAAGGCCTGAGCACATACTCGACCATCGATCTCGGCTACTTCCGGGGCGCGGTGGCCCGCGCCGACGAGGAGACGAGCGCCTTCCCCTCCCGTGACGCCTCGTTCATCGTTTCCGCCTCTGCGGCCTGGGACGACCCGGCCGACGACGACCGTGGCCGCGACTGGGCCGGCGGCCTCCTCCGGGACCTCGGCCCGTGGCGGTCCGAAGGCAGTTACGTCAACTACACCCAGCGCAGCGGCCGCAGCGCGGCGGACGTCTACGGCGCCGACCGATATGCCCGGCTGTCGACCCTCAAGGCGAAGGTCGACCCCACCAACATGTTCCGCGGCAACCACAACATAGCCCCTCATCCGCTCGCGTCCGAAGGAACACCCTGA
- a CDS encoding amino acid--tRNA ligase-related protein, whose protein sequence is MKTAAMASPRSLDVPRLWADADGGFQRSLTSPWARLVADLQDSAVRATYNYAHTRSVRALHFPITTRTVTCPTGLGSDSVPVPVKVNGVHTYLADSMQFMLEYGCRISPQGCHNILPCFRGDEPDKTHLGQFVHSEAEIPGDLDDLVDYVNGYVRAMASQVLDDHGETLGRLLGDVAHLEKVATGDQPFERLRFEEAVSLLKGEGVVVSPDGARSLNRAAERRLMDIVGEFVWVTHFDHLSVPFYQAFSAEDERVAENADLYFGIGEVVGSGHRHTTGDQVRAGLALHKVPEHEYAWYAQMKDEAPMTTSGFGLGLERFLLWALRHDDIRDIPLVSRIGEEADWPASVGRP, encoded by the coding sequence ATGAAGACGGCTGCAATGGCATCGCCCCGCTCGCTGGACGTCCCCCGCCTCTGGGCGGACGCAGACGGAGGCTTCCAGCGCTCACTGACCTCCCCCTGGGCCCGACTCGTGGCGGATCTCCAGGACTCCGCGGTGCGCGCCACCTACAACTACGCACACACCCGATCCGTACGGGCCCTGCACTTCCCGATCACGACCCGGACCGTCACCTGCCCCACGGGCCTGGGCAGCGACTCGGTGCCGGTGCCCGTCAAGGTCAACGGCGTCCACACCTACCTGGCCGACTCGATGCAGTTCATGCTGGAATACGGCTGCCGGATCTCGCCGCAGGGATGCCACAACATCCTGCCGTGCTTCCGCGGTGACGAGCCCGACAAGACACACCTCGGGCAGTTCGTGCACAGCGAGGCGGAGATCCCCGGTGACCTGGACGACCTCGTCGACTACGTCAACGGCTACGTGCGGGCCATGGCCTCCCAGGTGCTCGACGACCACGGCGAGACCCTGGGCCGCCTGCTCGGCGACGTCGCCCACCTCGAGAAGGTGGCGACCGGTGACCAGCCCTTCGAACGGCTCCGCTTCGAAGAGGCGGTCTCGCTGCTCAAGGGCGAAGGGGTCGTCGTCTCCCCCGACGGCGCCAGGTCGCTGAACCGGGCGGCCGAGCGCCGGCTCATGGACATCGTCGGCGAGTTCGTCTGGGTGACCCACTTCGACCACCTCAGTGTGCCGTTCTACCAGGCGTTCTCAGCCGAGGACGAGCGGGTGGCAGAGAACGCTGACCTCTACTTCGGCATTGGCGAAGTGGTCGGTTCCGGGCACCGGCACACGACGGGAGACCAGGTGCGCGCCGGTCTCGCCCTGCACAAGGTCCCCGAGCACGAGTACGCCTGGTACGCGCAGATGAAGGACGAGGCCCCGATGACGACCTCGGGGTTCGGGCTCGGCCTGGAGCGGTTCCTGCTCTGGGCGCTGCGACACGACGACATCCGCGACATCCCGCTGGTCTCCCGCATCGGGGAAGAGGCGGACTGGCCGGCCTCGGTCGGCCGACCGTGA
- a CDS encoding AMP-binding protein, whose product MTRVPDGGTLYDWFGASAARTPDAIALDTVAQRLTYAELAALVERVAAGMARQETATVGLCTSGTLGGYIGYLAVLRLGRTVVPLNSRSPALRNRSVLERAGAGLVLADGPAADSLRAADAEEPWPTPVLLLEELLRGPRATAPAPDRAGRPAYILFTSGSTGEPKGVPITDANVAAFLDCAIERYELGPDSRVSQTFSFSFDPSVLDLFATWGAGGTVVVPEKRELLIPVTYARRRALTHWFSVPSVITLAQRYGALPPAGLPDLRWSVFMGEQLTLDQARVWAAVAPRSAIANAFGPTELTVLCADYRLPADPRDWPDTSNGTVPIGEMFPHLEAVLLDRDGHPADDGELCVRGAQRFSGYLGAGHDTGRFLSPAGEPGKPVPGRVPADHWYRVGDRVSRERGLLVHRGRLDRQVKVRGQRIELGEVEAALRRCAGVREAVVLDVPRAGEGIHLRAVVTGDAGADGDLRAEVARLVPDYAVPESFVRLSRLPLNLSGKVDHQALRRVVVGEGED is encoded by the coding sequence GTGACCCGCGTACCCGATGGCGGCACCCTCTACGACTGGTTCGGCGCGTCCGCCGCGCGCACCCCTGACGCGATCGCGCTCGACACCGTCGCGCAGCGGCTCACCTACGCCGAACTGGCCGCCCTCGTCGAGCGGGTGGCGGCCGGTATGGCCCGGCAGGAGACCGCGACGGTGGGCCTGTGCACCAGCGGCACGCTGGGTGGCTACATCGGCTACCTGGCCGTGCTGCGGCTGGGCCGTACCGTGGTGCCCCTCAACTCCCGCTCGCCGGCGCTCCGCAATCGCTCGGTCCTGGAACGGGCGGGGGCCGGGCTCGTTTTGGCGGACGGCCCGGCGGCGGATTCCCTGCGAGCGGCCGACGCTGAGGAGCCCTGGCCCACGCCGGTCCTGCTGCTGGAGGAACTCCTGCGGGGCCCGCGGGCCACGGCACCGGCACCGGACCGTGCGGGCCGCCCCGCGTACATCCTGTTCACCTCGGGGTCGACCGGAGAGCCGAAGGGCGTCCCCATCACCGACGCGAACGTTGCGGCGTTCCTCGACTGCGCCATCGAGCGGTACGAACTGGGCCCCGACAGCAGGGTCTCGCAGACTTTCAGTTTCAGTTTCGACCCCTCCGTCCTGGACCTGTTCGCGACCTGGGGGGCCGGCGGCACGGTGGTGGTGCCGGAGAAACGCGAACTGCTGATCCCTGTCACGTACGCCCGCCGCCGTGCCCTGACGCACTGGTTCTCCGTACCTTCGGTGATCACGCTCGCCCAGCGGTACGGGGCGCTGCCCCCGGCGGGCCTACCTGATCTCCGGTGGAGTGTCTTCATGGGTGAGCAACTCACCCTGGACCAGGCGCGGGTCTGGGCGGCGGTGGCGCCGCGCAGCGCGATCGCCAACGCGTTCGGCCCCACGGAACTGACCGTGCTCTGCGCCGACTACCGGCTTCCCGCCGACCCCCGGGACTGGCCGGACACCAGCAACGGCACGGTACCGATCGGCGAGATGTTCCCGCACCTGGAGGCCGTCCTGTTGGACCGCGACGGCCACCCGGCGGATGACGGGGAGCTCTGTGTACGGGGAGCGCAGCGGTTCAGTGGCTATCTTGGCGCCGGGCATGACACGGGCCGGTTCCTGAGCCCTGCGGGAGAGCCCGGGAAACCGGTGCCCGGGCGGGTTCCTGCGGATCACTGGTACCGGGTCGGCGACCGGGTCTCACGGGAGCGGGGACTGCTCGTCCACCGGGGGCGGCTGGACCGCCAGGTGAAGGTGCGGGGACAGCGCATCGAACTCGGCGAGGTGGAGGCTGCCCTGCGCAGGTGTGCGGGCGTCAGGGAGGCGGTGGTGCTGGATGTGCCGCGTGCCGGTGAGGGCATCCACCTGCGCGCTGTGGTCACCGGCGACGCCGGCGCGGACGGGGATCTGCGGGCGGAAGTGGCCCGTCTGGTGCCGGACTACGCGGTGCCGGAAAGCTTCGTCCGGTTGTCTCGGCTGCCGCTCAACCTCAGCGGGAAGGTGGATCACCAGGCCCTGCGGCGCGTGGTCGTGGGCGAGGGAGAGGACTGA
- a CDS encoding non-ribosomal peptide synthetase, which produces MGVRSDAGHADAPESVLLSFAQRRLWFGAVRDRRPAAGGCALAVRLSGAVDRPALLAACRDVLARHDPLRTVYAERDGEPVGLLLSTMRAARSAVIEEAVPAALGQWVDETARRGFDVRVDPPVRMVLGTASPAESVLVIVVHPLAADAQSLTPLTLDLAHAYAARRTGRAPEWQPLPLRYEDFALRQRESLGSCGDPDSVMGRQAAFWREELAGIPAELALPRDRRWSAGTVGGGAVCRFEIGAELYREVTALAADNGVTVFTVLQAALAVTLQGFGAGDDIPLGTPVTDRGGGPSDSLVGPFGNMVVLRTDLSGHPSFRRLLRRAQESGRAARANRDIPIEAVVRALNPTRAPQQHPLFQVMLTLDEQPAPEPEFPGLNVTVEKLHLDPAGLDLSYSFTERTSGRGGMTGELTYAEHLFDAETAQRLTGGLLQVLTAVTADPSAPVTSIEVVSAADRVMLLEERNATHTESGGGVLPALLARAAGRHPDRAALVLGGRTYSYADIDTRSNRLARHLVSQGIGPEDRVAIALPRSEQLIVALLAVLKAGAAYLPLDLGHPPARTAHLLQDSRPVALLTDRSTRATLPATAIPVYLADAALEGYSPEPLTAADRNGPLRPEHPAYVIYTSGTTGPPKGTVIEHRAVVNFVAATNAAYALDERTRLLGFAAITFDVSVLEIFCALTSGATLVMADDEQRTDPRMLQALLREERVTVAELPPVMLPMLTPGELPDLRLVSVGGEAPAGRLVGEWASPTRQFWNAYGPTEATVGVTLMHCLPPVAHGSPPIGLPMPNTRAYVLDDALRVLPPGATGELYLAGVQLARGYLGRAGLTARHFVPDPFGEPGERMYRTGDLVRWNNNGQLVHEGRRDSQLKVRGFRIEAGEVENELLAQPGVAEAVVLTAQDRPGVARLTAYVVPDGEPASAGAADLPGGGARAQLPARLRRALRGRLPDYMVPSTVLVLDVLPRTANGKLDRRALPAPGRASGRAPRTAREQVLASVFAQVLGVGSVGIDDDFFGLGGDSLAAVRLASRIEAVSGVRPAVQDLFAAPTVAALVGVLRGGAGATPRRGG; this is translated from the coding sequence GTGGGCGTTCGCTCGGATGCCGGACATGCCGACGCTCCGGAGTCCGTTCTGCTGTCCTTCGCGCAGCGTCGGCTGTGGTTCGGTGCCGTCCGGGACAGGCGTCCGGCAGCCGGAGGATGCGCCTTGGCCGTGAGGCTCTCCGGTGCCGTGGACCGCCCGGCTCTGCTTGCCGCCTGCCGGGACGTCCTGGCACGGCACGACCCGCTGCGGACGGTGTACGCGGAGCGTGACGGCGAACCGGTCGGCTTGCTGTTGTCGACCATGCGGGCGGCGCGATCCGCGGTAATCGAGGAGGCCGTGCCCGCCGCCCTCGGCCAGTGGGTCGACGAGACCGCCCGGCGAGGCTTCGACGTCAGAGTTGATCCGCCCGTGCGAATGGTACTGGGAACGGCCTCACCCGCCGAGTCGGTCCTGGTGATCGTGGTGCATCCGCTGGCGGCCGACGCGCAGTCGCTCACGCCGCTGACCCTGGATCTGGCGCACGCCTATGCGGCGCGCCGCACTGGGCGGGCCCCCGAGTGGCAGCCGCTGCCGCTTCGGTACGAGGACTTCGCCCTGCGGCAGCGGGAGTCCCTGGGCTCGTGCGGCGACCCGGACAGCGTGATGGGCCGGCAGGCCGCGTTCTGGCGTGAGGAGCTCGCGGGCATACCCGCCGAACTCGCCCTTCCTCGTGACCGCCGCTGGTCGGCGGGCACCGTCGGCGGGGGCGCTGTGTGCCGGTTCGAGATCGGCGCGGAGCTGTACCGGGAGGTCACCGCGCTGGCGGCCGACAACGGCGTCACCGTGTTCACGGTGTTGCAGGCGGCGCTGGCGGTGACGTTGCAGGGCTTCGGCGCGGGCGACGACATCCCGCTGGGCACCCCGGTCACCGACCGCGGCGGTGGCCCTTCCGACAGCCTCGTCGGCCCGTTCGGCAACATGGTGGTGCTGCGCACAGACCTGTCCGGCCACCCCAGCTTCCGTCGGCTGCTCCGGCGCGCGCAGGAGAGCGGCCGGGCCGCCCGCGCCAACAGGGACATCCCGATCGAGGCCGTCGTCAGAGCCCTCAACCCGACGCGCGCCCCCCAGCAGCACCCGCTCTTCCAGGTCATGCTGACACTGGACGAACAGCCCGCCCCCGAGCCGGAATTCCCGGGGCTGAACGTCACGGTGGAGAAGCTGCACCTCGACCCGGCCGGACTCGACCTCTCGTACTCGTTCACCGAGCGCACCAGCGGCCGAGGCGGGATGACGGGTGAATTGACCTACGCAGAGCACCTGTTCGACGCCGAAACCGCGCAGCGGCTCACCGGAGGGCTGCTTCAGGTGCTGACCGCAGTCACGGCGGACCCGTCGGCGCCGGTGACGAGCATCGAGGTGGTCTCAGCCGCCGACCGGGTGATGCTGCTGGAAGAACGCAACGCTACGCATACGGAGTCGGGAGGTGGAGTACTGCCCGCCCTCCTCGCCCGCGCGGCGGGCCGCCACCCCGACCGCGCCGCGCTTGTTCTCGGCGGGCGGACGTATTCCTACGCCGACATCGACACGCGGTCGAACCGCCTGGCCAGGCACCTGGTCTCCCAGGGCATCGGACCGGAGGACCGGGTCGCGATAGCCCTGCCACGTTCCGAGCAGCTCATTGTCGCCCTCCTCGCCGTCCTCAAGGCAGGTGCCGCATATCTGCCTCTCGACCTCGGCCATCCGCCGGCCCGCACCGCCCACCTGCTCCAGGACAGCAGACCGGTTGCACTTCTCACCGACCGGTCGACCCGCGCGACGCTCCCTGCCACGGCGATACCGGTGTACCTGGCCGACGCCGCCCTCGAAGGCTACTCCCCGGAACCCCTCACCGCCGCCGACCGCAACGGCCCCCTGCGACCGGAGCACCCCGCCTACGTCATCTACACGTCCGGCACCACCGGCCCCCCGAAGGGCACCGTCATCGAACACCGGGCGGTCGTCAACTTCGTCGCCGCCACCAACGCGGCGTATGCACTGGATGAGCGAACGCGTCTGCTCGGCTTCGCCGCCATCACGTTCGACGTGTCAGTCCTGGAGATCTTCTGTGCCCTGACCTCCGGTGCCACACTCGTCATGGCCGACGACGAACAGCGTACCGATCCCAGGATGCTCCAGGCGCTGCTGCGCGAGGAGCGCGTCACCGTCGCCGAACTCCCGCCGGTCATGCTGCCGATGCTCACCCCCGGAGAACTTCCCGATCTGCGACTCGTATCCGTTGGGGGAGAGGCGCCGGCGGGCCGCCTGGTCGGTGAATGGGCGAGCCCGACACGGCAGTTCTGGAACGCCTACGGGCCCACCGAGGCCACCGTCGGGGTCACGCTCATGCACTGTCTGCCACCGGTTGCGCACGGTTCGCCCCCCATCGGGCTGCCGATGCCCAACACAAGGGCGTACGTGCTGGACGATGCCCTGCGTGTGCTGCCGCCCGGCGCGACGGGGGAGCTCTACCTCGCCGGCGTGCAGCTGGCACGCGGCTATCTGGGACGTGCGGGCCTGACCGCCCGGCACTTCGTCCCCGATCCGTTCGGGGAGCCGGGGGAGCGCATGTACCGGACCGGCGACCTGGTGCGCTGGAACAACAACGGTCAACTCGTCCACGAAGGACGCAGGGACAGCCAGCTCAAGGTGCGTGGCTTCCGCATCGAAGCCGGCGAAGTCGAGAACGAATTGCTGGCACAGCCCGGGGTGGCGGAGGCGGTGGTGCTGACAGCACAGGACCGCCCCGGAGTGGCCCGGCTGACAGCCTATGTGGTGCCGGACGGGGAGCCCGCCTCTGCCGGAGCAGCGGACCTGCCCGGAGGCGGCGCCCGAGCGCAATTGCCCGCTCGGCTGCGCCGGGCCCTGCGTGGACGGTTGCCGGACTACATGGTTCCGTCCACGGTCCTGGTGCTGGACGTGCTGCCGAGGACTGCGAACGGGAAGCTCGATCGCAGGGCACTGCCCGCCCCCGGACGTGCCTCGGGCCGCGCACCGCGTACGGCGCGGGAGCAGGTGCTGGCGAGTGTGTTCGCGCAGGTGCTGGGAGTCGGCTCGGTGGGCATCGACGACGACTTCTTCGGCCTGGGCGGTGACTCGCTGGCGGCCGTGCGTCTGGCGAGCCGGATCGAGGCGGTGTCGGGGGTACGGCCGGCTGTCCAGGACTTGTTCGCCGCACCGACCGTGGCGGCACTCGTCGGCGTTCTGCGCGGCGGTGCGGGTGCCACACCCCGACGAGGCGGGTGA